Within Candidatus Equadaptatus faecalis, the genomic segment TTTCTGACTAAAATGCTGTAACAAGTTAACACAGAGGCTGTTCAGTTACAGGTATATCAGTAAGATAGTTGTTCGTATCAGTACACTTGTCGTATTCGTCTTTTGAGAGCGGCAGCCAGTCTGTTTTGTCAATGCCCCGTTTTAAAGCGTCGGGGAAAACGGAAACAATTTTTATCCAGCGGTCTTTTTCTTTTGCAATTGCCCTGATTTCGCCTGCGACCTCGCAAAAATCGCTGTCTGAGCTGAACAGCAGCGCGATGTCGTAATCGTTTGTTCTTGCCATACGCACCAAATCCAGCGCTATGCGGATATCAATGCCTTTCTCGTGTGCACAGCCTCCGCTGTAATGCAACAGGGTTGTATAAAAAGATACACGGCTGTCCTTCTCTTTGTGAAAATTAAGTTTGTTCGTCCAGAATTTATGCCACCTTTCATTTTTTTCAATGCTGTGAATTCCCGTATAAAGTTTTATGCCTGTAAGTTTCCAATCGGCATGCTTTGATGTTGTAAGAATTGAGAGCGCCACAGGGTCAAAATCAGGATAAGAACAGCCCCATGCATTTTTTGACGTGAGGTAAAAATTCTGTATGTCAAAGAAAGTTACAACTCTCTTAAGTTTAGGCTCTATCAACAGTCAGAGCTCCTTAGTTCAAAAAATAACCCTCTTGAAAGTATTGCGACGAGTACTCTCGACTCTTCCAAGAGGGACAAGATGGCTATATTATACAGAATTTTTCCAAGATGTCAAATGTTGAAAAACAGGTTGCCATTTTGAGGAGAAAGGTCGTTTTTGTATATGTAGGGGCAAGAAACAAATTTTATATGCCTTGCTTGCGGGCGAACTCCCGAACGTTCGGAGACTTGCGGAAGTCTTAAGCTGACAATATCAGCCAAACGAACGTTTGACTCCGCGAAGTCTGCCCGCCCCGAACAAAAATAAAAATCGCATTCGCGTTTGCGTAATCCCGTCAACATCGCCGCGACAAATCCGCACCTGTTCGAGGTACGACGATTGAAGCGCTGCAACACGTAAAATACACGCAGTAGTGGGCACTGCCCGGCTTCAAGTCCACACACGGCTCCCTCTCCGGCGTTGGGATTTTTTATGCAGCAAAAGCAACACAAGGTTTCAAAAGCAACGCGGGGAGAAGTATATTCAAACGTACTTTTCCCCATTTTTTCTATTGTCAAACGGTCAAACTGTCAACGCAAAATTTTTTGATGTGCTGTTGACAGTTTTTTTTTATGTGATAATATAACCTGCAGGTTATATTCGGCGGTGGTGTGATGAGCGTACGCGTAGTATTGACCAATGAATTTCAAGCGTGGTTTCTTGCTAACGATGAAGAAACACAGGACAAGTTGTCTATGTTGATAGGCATGCTGGAAGAACTTGGCGTTGTCATGCCGTTCCCATACAGCAGTAAGATTTTCGGCGCAAGGTACAATTTGCGTGAGTTGCGGACTGATATAAATGACAGAGCATACAGAATGCTGTATGTTTTTGACCCGAAAAGAAACGCGGTTATGCTGCTCGGCGGTGACAAGAGCGGCGTTAAGCGCTGGTATGAAAAGAGCATTGTAAAGGCTGAAAAGATTTATGAAAAATATCTGGAAACACAGGAGGGTTAGTAAATGCGTACATTTAGAGACTATATGGCGTCTCTGCCGGAAGAAAGACGCCGTAAAATTGAAGAAGGTACCCAAAAGCTGATTTTTGCCTATCAGCTTGAGATGGCGCGGAAAGCGCGCAGGGTGTCGCAAAAGCAGCTTGCGGCGGCGCTGCGTGTGTCACAGCCGGCAATAGCAAAGATGGAGCATGAGGAGGATATGAAGTTGTCAACGCTGAAACGGCTTGTTGAGGGTATGGGCGGTTCTTTGAGGGTTGAAGCTGAGTTTCCTGACGGTGTTTCTCACAGGCTGACAGTGTAGTTCGGCAATAACGGCAATATGATAAAAGCGGCGGGGTATCCGCCGCTTTTTGCTCTTTTATTCCGGCTGTGCGGCACGGTGCTGTCTTCGCTGCGTTTTTTCAAGCGGAACGACCGCAAGTGTTTTGCCGAGCGATGTGAGCAGTTTCAGCACAGTATCAAGGCGGGGATTTGATGTTCCGCGTTCAGTTCGTGCTATTACAGGCTGTTTGATGCCGCTGAGTTCTTCAAGTTTTTTCTGGCTGATGCCTTGTTCGCGGCGCGCGAATATCAGTGCAGCGAGTATTTCCACCCGCGCCTTGCTCTCAGCTATTTCTTCAGGCGTAAAAAGTTCTGCCTCGACTTCTTCCCAGGTTGGTCCTATAAAGTCATGCTTCATTTATATTTCACCTCGTTTTAATATTTCGTTGTACTCATGTTTTGCTTGTTCGATTTCGCGTTTCGGTGTTTTTTGCGTGCTTTTGATGAAATGGTGTAACAGGATGAAGCAGTTATCATGCCACACAACAAAAAGTATTCGGTTTCTTACGGGGCGCAGTTCCCAAATTCCATCGCCAAGATAGTCTATTTCAGGTTTTCCAAGCAATGTGCCGTATTGGCGCAGCAAACTTATGTAGTCTGTTATCTTTTGAAGGTTTATGCGGGCATCTTTGCCGGAACGTTCGGCAAGAGACCGCATATATTCCAAAACAGGCACCTCTCCTCGTCTGTTTCTGTAGAAACGTATCTCGTACATTTTCTCCACCTCGCCAATATAATAACTAATAAGTTATTGAATGTCAATAACTTATTAGTTATTATTTTCCCCAATTTTTCCCTAATTTTACCCTGCGGAAATTTCTTTCCGTATAACT encodes:
- a CDS encoding helix-turn-helix transcriptional regulator translates to MRTFRDYMASLPEERRRKIEEGTQKLIFAYQLEMARKARRVSQKQLAAALRVSQPAIAKMEHEEDMKLSTLKRLVEGMGGSLRVEAEFPDGVSHRLTV
- a CDS encoding type II toxin-antitoxin system RelE/ParE family toxin, with amino-acid sequence MSVRVVLTNEFQAWFLANDEETQDKLSMLIGMLEELGVVMPFPYSSKIFGARYNLRELRTDINDRAYRMLYVFDPKRNAVMLLGGDKSGVKRWYEKSIVKAEKIYEKYLETQEG
- a CDS encoding helix-turn-helix domain-containing protein, with amino-acid sequence MKHDFIGPTWEEVEAELFTPEEIAESKARVEILAALIFARREQGISQKKLEELSGIKQPVIARTERGTSNPRLDTVLKLLTSLGKTLAVVPLEKTQRRQHRAAQPE
- a CDS encoding NYN domain-containing protein; the protein is MIEPKLKRVVTFFDIQNFYLTSKNAWGCSYPDFDPVALSILTTSKHADWKLTGIKLYTGIHSIEKNERWHKFWTNKLNFHKEKDSRVSFYTTLLHYSGGCAHEKGIDIRIALDLVRMARTNDYDIALLFSSDSDFCEVAGEIRAIAKEKDRWIKIVSVFPDALKRGIDKTDWLPLSKDEYDKCTDTNNYLTDIPVTEQPLC
- a CDS encoding type II toxin-antitoxin system RelE/ParE family toxin, translated to MYEIRFYRNRRGEVPVLEYMRSLAERSGKDARINLQKITDYISLLRQYGTLLGKPEIDYLGDGIWELRPVRNRILFVVWHDNCFILLHHFIKSTQKTPKREIEQAKHEYNEILKRGEI